In Canis lupus baileyi chromosome 15, mCanLup2.hap1, whole genome shotgun sequence, one genomic interval encodes:
- the CCT8L2 gene encoding T-complex protein 1 subunit theta-like 2 — translation MAGGATAAPPLPERLGPGPRRRARGPGAQEEHLLCSVPAAQTLARVIRPCYGPHGRQKLLVTARGTTVFTGSAAAILQALELEHPAARLLREAAHKQAESCGDGAAFVVLLAEALLQQAEHLLRAGLPRSQLREAYAAATAEVLALLPSLSIRSLGPLEDPFWALYSVMNTHSASQMDYLTKLVAHACWATKELDGSFHRERVGVCTLRGGRLEDSCLLPGMALAAKPCGQVISVLHGARVALFVCAFGPASPNAPATARLSSSADLTKFRKGSEQLIEKQVAQLVTASINVVVVWGNINENTLTLADKYGIMVIQARSRRDMVYLSEVLGTPLMPYLIPPLKPGKCQRVYQQDLGEGMAVVFEWECPATPALTIALRGATAEGLKSAEQAAYHGIDAYFQLCQDPRLLPGAGATEMALAKILSEKGSRLEGLNGPAFLAFAQALQSLPETLAENAGLVVSEVMAEMKGAHQAGNLLVGVGVEGIINVTQEGVWDTLVAKAQGLRAVADVALQLVNVDEIIVAKKSPMCQQDSNPVPKKAKECLSPVKKSNPWNN, via the coding sequence ATGGCCGGCGGAGCCACAGCGGCGCCGCCTCTGCCCGAGCGCCTGGGGCCAGGGCCGAGACGGCGCGCCAGGGGCCCGGGGGCGCAGGAGGAGCACCTGCTTTGCAGCGTGCCGGCGGCGCAGACCTTGGCCAGGGTCATCCGGCCTTGCTACGGGCCCCACGGCCGGCAGAAGCTCCTGGTCACCGCCAGAGGAACCACCGTTTTCACGGGCTCCGCGGCGGCCATCCTCCAGGCACTGGAGCTGGAGCACCCCGCTGCGCGGCTGCTGCGCGAGGCGGCCCACAAGCAGGCAGAGAGCTGCGGCGACGGCGCGGCCTTCGTGGTTCTGCTGGCGGAAGCCCTGCTGCAGCAGGCCGAGCACCTGCTGCGCGCCGGCCTGCCCCGCTCCCAGCTGCGCGAGGCCTATGCCGCGGCCACCGCCGAGGTCCTGGCCCTGCTGCCCTCCCTGTCCATCCGCTCGCTGGGGCCGCTGGAAGATCCCTTCTGGGCCCTCTATTCGGTGATGAACACCCACTCCGCATCCCAGATGGACTACCTGACCAAGCTGGTGGCACACGCTTGCTGGGCCACCAAGGAGCTGGACGGCAGCTTCCACCGCGAGCGCGTGGGGGTGTGCACCCTGCGAGGGGGCAGGCTCGAGGACTCATGCCTGCTCCCAGGGATGGCCCTGGCCGCGAAGCCCTGCGGCCAGGTGATCAGCGTGCTGCACGGGGCCAGGGTAGCTCTCTTCGTTTGCGCCTTTGGGCCAGCCAGCCCAAATGCACCTGCTACGGCCCGCCTCTCAAGCTCTGCTGACCTAACTAAATTTAGGAAAGGCAGTGAACAGCTGATAGAAAAGCAGGTGGCCCAACTGGTAACTGCATCTATTAAcgtggtggtggtgtgggggaACATCAATGAGAATACGCTGACTCTGGCCGATAAGTATGGCATCATGGTGATTCAGGCCAGGTCCCGGAGGGACATGGTTTACCTGAGTGAGGTGTTGGGTACACCTCTGATGCCTTATCTGATTCCTCCCCTGAAGCCAGGGAAGTGCCAGAGGGTATACCAGCAGGACCTGGGGGAAGGTATGGCCGTTGTCTTTGAGTGGGAATGCCCAGCCACCCCTGCCCTCACCATAGCCCTCAGGGGGGCCACCGCAGAGGGGCTGAAGAGTGCAGAGCAGGCTGCCTACCACGGCATCGATGCCTACTTCCAGTTGTGTCAGGATCCCAGACTGCTCCCAGGAGCTGGGGCCACAGAGATGGCTCTGGCAAAAATACTCTCAGAAAAAGGAAGCAGGTTGGAAGGGCTTAATGGGCCTGCCTTCCTCGCATTTGCACAGGCCCTTCAGTCTCTTCCCGAAACCTTAGCCGAGAATGCAGGCCTAGTGGTCTCAGAGGTCATGGCAGAGATGAAGGGGGCTCACCAAGCTGGGAACTTGCTGGTAGGCGTTGGGGTTGAGGGGATCATCAACGTGACCCAGGAAGGGGTGTGGGACACCCTGGTAGCCAAAGCCCAAGGACTTCGAGCCGTAGCTGATGTGGCCCTACAGCTCGTGAATGTAGATGAAATTATAGTGGCCAAGAAAAGTCCCATGTGTCAACAGGACTCGAATCCTGTTCCTAAGAAGGCAAAGGAATGCCTATCTCCTGTGAAAAAGTCAAATCCTTGGAACAATTAA